One segment of Triticum aestivum cultivar Chinese Spring chromosome 2A, IWGSC CS RefSeq v2.1, whole genome shotgun sequence DNA contains the following:
- the LOC123189102 gene encoding probable glucuronosyltransferase Os04g0398600 yields the protein MGSKAVWLPVALLLAAVALSSVLTPPAAAAATESGEADHAVQQHSERISGSAGDVLEDNPVGKLKVFIYDLPRKYNKKMVTKDPRCLNHMFAAEIFMHRFLLSSAVRTLKPKEADWFYTPVYTTCDLTPAGLPLPFKSPRVMRSSIQYISNKWPFWNRTDGADHFFVVPHDFGACFHYQEEKAIERGILPLLRRATLVQTFGQENHVCLKEGSIIIPPFAPPQKMQAHLIPPDTPRSIFVYFRGLFYDTGNDPEGGYYARGARASLWENFKNNPLFDISTDHPATYYEDMQRAVFCLCPLGWAPWSPRLVEAVVFGCIPVIIADDIVLPFADAIPWEEIGIFLEEKDVPKLDTILTSMPIEDILRKQRLLANPSMKQAMLFPQPAQPRDAFHQILNGLARKLPHPEGVYLPPGEKHLNWTAGPVGDLKPW from the exons ATGGGATCGAAGGCGGTGTGGCTCCCCGTGGCCCTGCTCCTGGCGGCAGTGGCCCTCTCGTCCGTCCtgacgccgccggccgccgcggccgCTACGGAGTCCGGCGAGGCCGACCACGCCGTTCAGCAGCACAGCGAGCGCATCTCAG GAAGTGCTGGTGATGTGCTAGAAGACAATCCTGTGGGAAAGTTAAAGGTTTTCATATATGACTTGCCAAGAAAGTATAACAAGAAGATGGTCACCAAGGATCCCCGGTGCCTCAATCACATGTTTGCTGCGGAAATATTCATGCATCGTTTCTTGCTCTCAAGTGCTGTGCGGACACTCAAACCCAAAGAGGCTGACTGGTTCTACACACCAGTTTATACTACATGTGACCTAACTCCTGCTGGTCTTCCCTTGCCATTCAAGTCACCACGGGTGATGAGGAGTTCGATCCAGTATATTTCGAATAAATGGCCCTTTTGGAACCGAACTGATGGCGCAGATCACTTCTTTGTTGTCCCACATGATTTTGGAGCTTGCTTCCATTATCAG GAAGAAAAAGCTATTGAACGTGGCATTCTCCCATTGCTGCGACGTGCTACATTGGTGCAAACGTTTGGACAAGAGAATCATGTTTGCCTGAAGGAGGGGTCTATCATCATTCCACCCTTTGCTCCTCCTCAGAAAATGCAGGCTCACCTTATTCCCCCGGACACACCACGGTCAATCTTCGTTTACTTTAGGGGTCTGTTCTATGACACCGGAAATGACCCTGAGGGTGGTTACTATGCAAG AGGTGCGCGAGCTTCCCTGTGGGAGAACTTCAAGAACAATCCTCTGTTTGACATTTCCACCGATCACCCTGCGACTTACTACGAAGACATGCAGCGTGCTGTCTTCTGCCTGTGCCCATTGGGCTGGGCACCATGGAGCCCTAGGTTGGTTGAGGCTGTGGTCTTTGGCTGCATTCCAGTCATCATAGCTGACGATATTGTGCTGCCATTTGCTGATGCTATCCCATGGGAAGAAATTGGTATTTTTTTGGAGGAGAAGGATGTCCCAAAGTTGGACACAATCCTGACATCAATGCCCATCGAGGATATTCTAAGAAAGCAAAGATTGCTCGCAAATCCATCAATGAAGCAGGCCATGTTGTTCCCACAGCCAGCCCAACCACGAGATGCATTCCACCAGATCTTGAATGGCCTTGCTCGTAAGCTCCCACACCCAGAGGGTGTATACTTGCCACCCGGCGAAAAGCATCTCAACTGGACTGCCGGACCTGTTGGAGATCTGAAACCGTGGTAG
- the LOC123189103 gene encoding pollen-specific protein C13 → MASLRILSVIAVVAIFALAGTAVANDLPDYIVQGRVYCDTCRAGFETNVTEYIKGAKVRLECKRFGTEKVERSIDGVTDETGTYKIELKDSHPEDICEMVLVQSPLANCNEIQDLRDRAEIVLSRNVGISDNIRMANPLGYLKDKPLPVCPDLLKTFNPTTDDDH, encoded by the exons ATGGCCTCGCTCCGCATCCTTTCAGTGATCGCCGTGGTCGCCATCTTTGCCCTCGCCGGCACCGCCGTCGCCAATGACCTCCCCGACTACATTGTTCAGGGACGGGTCTACTGCGACACGTGCCGTGCCGGGTTCGAGACAAATGTCACCGAGTACATCAAGG GTGCCAAGGTGAGGCTGGAGTGCAAGCGCTTCGGCACTGAGAAAGTTGAGCGCTCGATCGACGGTGTAACCGACGAGACTGGCACTTACAAAATCGAGCTCAAGGACAGCCATCCGGAGGATATCTGCGAGATGGTTCTTGTCCAGAGCCCCCTCGCAAACTGCAACGAGATCCAGGATCTCAGGGACCGCGCCGAGATAGTCCTCAGCAGGAACGTTGGCATCAGCGACAACATCCGCATGGCCAACCCACTCGGCTACCTCAAGGACAAGCCGCTGCCCGTCTGCCCTGACCTGCTCAAAACGTTCAACCCTACCACTGATGATGATCACTGA